The stretch of DNA TCGACACCGCGCCCTTCTACGATCTCGACCAACCATTCCTTTACGTTATCGGGCCGCGGCCGAATGGCGCGTCGGGGCAGCAGATGCTGCGCGCGCCCAAGTTCACCGGCACCTTCAGTGCGCGCTACGCCTTCGAACTGGGTGGCGGACGCTTCGCGCTTTCCGGTAACCTCTACCACACCTCTGCGTTCGCGTTCGACGCGGCTGGCCAGTTCCACCAAGGCGGCTACGAGACGGTCAACCTGCGAGCGGAATGGACCGACCCGTCAGACCAGTACACATTCGCCCTCTACGGAGAGAACGTAACCGACGCCCGCTATCGTACCCAGGTTCTACCCAGCGTCTTCGGGATCGGCAACGTGTGGTCCTACCCGGCGACCATAGGCGCTTCGGTGCGGGTGAAGATCGGAGGCGTGCGCTCGTGACCGAGATCGAGCGGCTACTCGCGATTGAGGCGATCAAAACAGTCAAGGCCAAGTACTTCTATGGCCTCGACCACAAGGACTGGGATCTCTGGCGACAAGAAGTCTTCGCGTCCGATGCAACCTTGCATGTGCCAGAGGCCAGGCCCGAGCCGTGGCTGGGCATCGAGTCGATCATCGCTTGGGTCTCGGCCAGCACGGCTGACCAGGTGTCAGTCCATCACGGCCACATGCCGATCATAGATTTCACTTCAGACAGCACTGCCAGCGGGATCTGGACGATGGAGGACCGCCTGTACCGCACTCGTGAACACCCGCTTGAAGGTGGTCACACGTATCTGCACGGGTTCGGTCATTACCGCGAACGCTACGTGCTTACCGATCGA from Novosphingobium sp. 9U encodes:
- a CDS encoding nuclear transport factor 2 family protein; translated protein: MTEIERLLAIEAIKTVKAKYFYGLDHKDWDLWRQEVFASDATLHVPEARPEPWLGIESIIAWVSASTADQVSVHHGHMPIIDFTSDSTASGIWTMEDRLYRTREHPLEGGHTYLHGFGHYRERYVLTDRGWRIHSTQLTRLRVELQLSQ